CCGCGTTCCCCTTCGCGTCGGCGAACACCTGGATCTCCACGTGGCGCGGGCGGGTCAGGTACTTCTCGAGGAGCACGCGGTCGTCGCCGAACGAGGCCCGCGACTCGCGCATCGCGGCCACGACGGCCTCTTCGAAATCCGCCGCGCGGGAAACGACGCGCATCCCCTTCCCCCCGCCCCCGGCGCTCGCCTTGATCAGAACGGGGTATCCGATCCGGTCCGCCTCGCGCCGAAGAAGGTTCGGGTCCTGGTCCTCCCCGTGGTAGCCGGGGACCAGCGGGACGCCGGCCCGGTCCATGATTTCCTTCGCCGCGCTCTTGGAGCCCATCGCCCGGATCGCCGCGGCGGGAGGCCCGATGAAGACGATTCCCGCGCCCTCGCACGCCTCGGCGAACGCCGCGTTCTCCGACAGGAAGCCGTACCCGGGGTGGATGGCCCGCGCGCCGCTGCGGGCCGCCGCTTCGAGGATGGCGTCTATCCGCAGGTAGCTCTCGCGCGCCGGAGCGGGACCGATCCGGTGGGCCTCGTCGGCCATCGCCACGTGCAGGGAGGCGACGTCCGCGTCCGAGTAGACGGCCACCGTGCGGATCCCGAGGCGCTTCGCGGTCCGGATGACGCGGCAGGCGATCTCGCCGCGGTTGGCGATCAGGATCCGGTCGAACATCGTCCTCGCCCCCCCTACATCCGGAACACGCCGAAGTCGGTCTTCTCTACCGGCGCGTTCAGGGTCGCGGAGATCCCGAGGGCCAGCACGGTGCGGGTCTCGGCGGGGTCGATGATCCCGTCGTCCCACAGGCGGGCGCTCGCGTAATACGGGTGCCCCTGCGTTTCGTACTGCTCGAGGATCGGTTTCCGGAACGCGGCCTCCTGCGCGGCGCTCCACTTCTGCCCCCGCGCCTCCATCCCGTCCCGCCGCACCTGCGCCAGGACGCTCGCCGCCTGCTCCCCGCCCATCACGGAGATCCGGGCGTTGGGCCACATCCAGAGGAACCGGGGGCTGTACGCGCGGCCGCACATGCCGTAGTTCCCGGCCCCGTAGCTCCCGCCGATGATGAGGGTGAACTTGGGCACCCTGGCGCACGCCACGGCGGTGACCATTTTCGCGCCGTCCTTGGCGATCCCGCCCGCCTCGTATTTGCTCCCGACCATGAAGCCGGTGATGTTCTGCAGGAAGACGAGGGGGATGCCGCGCTGGCTGCACAGCTGGATGAAGTGGGCCCCTTTCAGTGCCGACTCGGAGAAGAGGATCCCGTTGTTGGCCACGATCCCTACCGGGTATCCCCAGATCCGGGCGAAGCCGCACACCAGCGTCGTGCCGTATAGGTGCTTGAACTCGTCGAGTTCGGAGCCGTCCACCACCCGGGCGATGACCTCCCG
This genomic window from Deltaproteobacteria bacterium contains:
- a CDS encoding ATP-grasp domain-containing protein is translated as MFDRILIANRGEIACRVIRTAKRLGIRTVAVYSDADVASLHVAMADEAHRIGPAPARESYLRIDAILEAAARSGARAIHPGYGFLSENAAFAEACEGAGIVFIGPPAAAIRAMGSKSAAKEIMDRAGVPLVPGYHGEDQDPNLLRREADRIGYPVLIKASAGGGGKGMRVVSRAADFEEAVVAAMRESRASFGDDRVLLEKYLTRPRHVEIQVFADAKGNAVYLFERDCSIQRRHQKVIEEAPAPGVKPGLRVKMGAAAVSAARAIGYVGAGTVEFLLDEDGAFYFMEMNTRLQVEHPVTEMITGQDLVEWQLRVASGEPLPRSQKELAVGGHAIEARIYAEDPSRDFLPSTGRLAHLRPPAGTANVRIDTGVRQGDEVAIHYDPMIAKLVAWD
- a CDS encoding methylcrotonoyl-CoA carboxylase translates to QGTIFLGGPPLVKAATGDVVTAEDLGGADVHCRTSGVTDHYAANDGHALSLARRAVANLNRVKRIGITLREPVEPAYDRAELYGVIPTGTRTPYDVREVIARVVDGSELDEFKHLYGTTLVCGFARIWGYPVGIVANNGILFSESALKGAHFIQLCSQRGIPLVFLQNITGFMVGSKYEAGGIAKDGAKMVTAVACARVPKFTLIIGGSYGAGNYGMCGRAYSPRFLWMWPNARISVMGGEQAASVLAQVRRDGMEARGQKWSAAQEAAFRKPILEQYETQGHPYYASARLWDDGIIDPAETRTVLALGISATLNAPVEKTDFGVFRM